A stretch of Fibrobacter sp. DNA encodes these proteins:
- a CDS encoding alpha-glucosidase has translation MCENRTNFKESGKGCADKNRADWWKKTIAYEIYPSSFQDSNGDGIGDLNGIASRLPYLESLGVGALWLTPVYASPMVDNGYDVSDFYDINPIFGTMDHMDNLIREADRHSIKIVMDLVFNHTSDQCKWFLESRSSQTNPKSDWYIWRDPRFVKDEATGELRRCPPNNWRGIFGGSVWEWCEERGQYYMHTFATAQPDLNWECAEVRRALYDIANFWIKKGVGGFRIDAIPYIKKPQDFGDGEPDAGDGLVSVHTMTVNTPGILDFLYEFKKNVTDGKNVFTVAEANGVGPDDLKYWVGENGAFDMLFEFSHLHDVELWCKPGPFGIMDFKKALIASQKATATNGWYPVFFENHDKPRCINNYFSPDADPVLAAKAMGTLMFTLRGTPFLYQGQELGMTNVKWDSIDTYNEVNSKAQYKFALEEGFSPTQALEFVHLFSRDNARTPMQWDSSANAGFTTGKPWLPVNENYTSINVESETNDSLSVLNWYKKLIQLRAENPSLMNGRFEALIPEHTQIFAYKRTCESRSWTILVNMSETEATFDKSLIQNHSLQISSIECCSPSKKSNATEGSLLPLEAVILKSV, from the coding sequence ATGTGTGAAAATCGGACAAATTTCAAGGAATCGGGCAAGGGCTGCGCAGACAAGAATCGCGCGGACTGGTGGAAGAAGACCATCGCCTACGAAATCTACCCCAGCAGTTTCCAGGATTCCAACGGCGACGGCATCGGCGACTTGAACGGAATCGCAAGCCGACTACCCTACCTGGAGTCCTTGGGGGTGGGCGCCCTGTGGCTCACCCCGGTGTACGCCTCCCCCATGGTGGATAACGGCTACGACGTGTCCGACTTTTACGACATCAACCCTATTTTCGGCACCATGGACCACATGGACAACCTGATCCGGGAGGCGGACCGCCACAGTATCAAGATCGTGATGGACCTGGTATTCAACCATACCTCCGACCAATGCAAGTGGTTTTTAGAATCTAGATCCAGTCAAACAAATCCAAAAAGCGACTGGTACATTTGGCGCGACCCCCGCTTTGTGAAAGATGAAGCTACCGGCGAACTGCGCAGGTGTCCGCCCAACAACTGGCGTGGAATTTTCGGAGGCTCGGTGTGGGAATGGTGCGAAGAGCGAGGCCAGTACTACATGCACACCTTTGCGACCGCTCAGCCGGACTTAAACTGGGAATGTGCCGAGGTTCGTCGGGCCCTTTACGACATCGCCAACTTCTGGATCAAGAAGGGCGTTGGCGGGTTCAGGATTGACGCCATCCCCTACATCAAGAAACCACAGGATTTTGGGGATGGCGAACCGGACGCGGGAGACGGTCTTGTCAGCGTCCACACCATGACTGTTAACACGCCAGGCATTTTGGATTTTCTTTACGAGTTCAAGAAGAACGTTACCGACGGCAAGAACGTATTCACCGTAGCGGAAGCCAACGGTGTGGGGCCCGATGATCTAAAGTACTGGGTAGGAGAAAACGGCGCCTTCGATATGTTGTTTGAATTCAGTCATTTGCACGACGTAGAACTTTGGTGCAAGCCGGGGCCCTTCGGAATCATGGACTTCAAGAAAGCCCTAATCGCAAGTCAGAAGGCCACCGCCACCAACGGCTGGTATCCCGTATTCTTTGAGAACCACGACAAGCCCCGCTGCATCAACAACTACTTCTCCCCAGACGCAGACCCAGTGCTGGCAGCCAAAGCCATGGGCACATTGATGTTCACTTTGCGAGGAACCCCGTTCCTCTATCAAGGCCAGGAACTGGGAATGACCAACGTGAAATGGGATTCCATCGACACGTACAACGAAGTCAATTCCAAGGCTCAGTACAAGTTTGCATTGGAAGAAGGTTTCAGCCCGACGCAGGCACTGGAATTCGTCCACCTTTTCAGCCGCGACAACGCCCGCACCCCCATGCAATGGGACTCAAGCGCAAACGCAGGTTTTACCACAGGCAAGCCATGGCTTCCCGTCAATGAAAACTACACTAGCATCAATGTGGAAAGCGAAACTAACGACAGTTTGTCTGTATTGAATTGGTACAAGAAACTTATCCAATTGCGAGCTGAAAATCCGTCTCTTATGAACGGACGTTTCGAAGCCTTGATTCCTGAGCACACTCAAATTTTTGCATACAAAAGAACTTGCGAAAGCCGGTCCTGGACAATCCTTGTGAACATGTCGGAAACCGAAGCTACGTTCGACAAATCATTGATCCAAAATCACAGCCTCCAAATTTCCAGCATTGAGTGCTGTTCACCTTCGAAAAAATCCAACGCTACCGAAGGTTCTCTATTGCCCCTAGAAGCCGTAATTCTCAAGTCTGTTTAG
- a CDS encoding adenosylhomocysteinase, translating to MLFDEIINDAYEPREYPALARLSDEWVRTRPFEGLKILAATPIFRNTLVQYRALIAGGAELIVGRAEGSGDGASMPCDPSIVNMLKENGVPVISDRDVKSGAVEDDFDLILDCAGQFSFCNPHVGFVELTRSGVQFYEKSPYPVYVADSGIVKRIETTLGTGEGCFRALDQLGFNTLGYEGKSLVVFGSGKVGCGIALQGVRRGMNVCTITDTTRRNAGSDFCHVLENNEVQIVDCKNDTSVSAIVSSADYVVTATGVKGALSLAAVSAILDNPRIVVANMGVEDEFGEMVPANRVLNKKAPLNFLLEEPTHLKYIDTSLALHAALGERLLQESAQCMVGFPFSGVKDPAGDLEQLLLMTTIQHGVIGPEICDMLR from the coding sequence ATGCTTTTTGACGAAATCATCAATGACGCTTACGAGCCCCGCGAATACCCTGCCTTGGCCAGACTCTCTGATGAATGGGTGAGAACTAGACCTTTTGAAGGCTTGAAGATTCTTGCAGCAACTCCGATTTTCAGGAACACCTTGGTGCAGTACCGCGCCTTGATTGCGGGCGGTGCTGAACTCATCGTGGGTAGGGCCGAAGGTTCCGGCGATGGTGCCAGCATGCCTTGCGATCCGTCCATTGTGAACATGCTCAAGGAAAATGGCGTTCCCGTCATTAGCGATAGGGACGTAAAGTCCGGCGCGGTGGAAGATGATTTCGACTTGATCCTGGATTGTGCAGGTCAGTTCAGTTTCTGCAACCCTCACGTGGGTTTTGTGGAACTCACTCGCTCCGGTGTCCAGTTCTATGAAAAGTCTCCCTATCCGGTTTATGTGGCCGATAGCGGTATCGTGAAAAGAATCGAAACTACCCTTGGTACTGGCGAAGGTTGCTTCCGTGCCTTGGACCAGCTTGGTTTCAATACCTTGGGTTACGAGGGCAAGAGCCTGGTGGTGTTCGGTAGTGGAAAGGTTGGTTGTGGCATTGCTCTTCAGGGTGTCCGTCGCGGAATGAATGTCTGCACAATTACGGATACAACTCGAAGAAATGCGGGTTCTGATTTCTGCCATGTGCTGGAAAACAATGAAGTGCAAATTGTGGATTGCAAGAACGACACTTCTGTTTCTGCGATAGTTTCCTCTGCGGACTATGTGGTGACTGCAACAGGAGTCAAGGGGGCTTTGAGCCTCGCGGCGGTTTCCGCAATTCTGGATAATCCGCGAATTGTGGTGGCCAACATGGGTGTAGAAGATGAGTTCGGAGAAATGGTCCCCGCCAATCGTGTGCTGAACAAGAAGGCTCCGCTGAACTTCTTGCTGGAAGAGCCGACTCACTTGAAGTACATCGACACCAGCCTTGCACTGCATGCTGCCTTGGGGGAACGCTTGCTTCAGGAATCTGCGCAGTGCATGGTGGGTTTCCCGTTCTCTGGGGTTAAGGACCCGGCAGGGGATTTGGAACAGTTGCTGTTGATGACTACCATTCAGCACGGTGTTATCGGCCCTGAAATTTGCGATATGCTGAGGTAA
- a CDS encoding DNA topoisomerase III, whose translation MATTTKSKTTTAKATTAKAKTATAAKATKATATKATKAAKPAVEGKTLIIAEKPSVALDLVKVLGQKSFTKGNGVYESDTTIVSHAIGHLVEIADPKEIDERYKKWEMSTLPMLPEKFPLSANPQTKAQLSILSKLIKRKDVTTIVNACDAGREGELIFFYILDYVLKGKFTGKTIKRLWMQSMTPAAIQEAFDNMRDGADMENLKAAAICRSEADWLIGMNGSRGLTAYNSSMGGFQITPCGRVQTPTLAIIVNREEERHQFVPKKFWTVEAEFDNEGSTYAGKWFTTEGDSKQKQIFDEKRVQDILKKVKGKAGTIQETTAPSFQKCGPLYDLTTLQREANNRFGFSAKTTLSIAQALYERHKATTYPRTDSKCLPEDYVGTVKSTMGKITGSLSTFAQAALNNNWIVKTPKVFDNSKISDHFAIIPTGVMPTDLTEAEQKIFTMICQRFIAVFYPPAKYLNTTRVTTVEKETFLTEGKILVEPGFKAVYGKDSDDESNIPQLKGDKAKNVEIEAKEDFTKPPAHYTESTLLSMMESAGKLVEEGELRDAMKERGLGTPATRAAIIEKLVTDKYVVRDGKDMIPTAKAFDLIKVLKAMDIEALTSPELTGEWEYKMEQIEKGKETRESFMNGIVEMTKTMVKNIKGFKEESTTGEASFSPVNGKKVMETVSRYTTEDGIVIRKMIGGKRLSDEEIVELLTNRKIGPLAGFRSKKGAEFSAVVIINDQNKIEFVFDDNRDGAEVELGEQVGVSPLDGAPVFETLTGYVSDSYVKKEPSGLQLPKILLGKEIPLDAIKTMLSGVGVKTELIKGFRSNKTHRTFDAFLYVDKSGKLKFDFPPREFKPRRWGAKKSAAKSSAEDYVP comes from the coding sequence ATGGCAACTACTACTAAGTCTAAAACTACTACAGCAAAGGCTACTACCGCCAAGGCAAAGACTGCAACCGCAGCCAAGGCCACAAAGGCAACGGCCACTAAGGCCACAAAAGCCGCCAAGCCCGCTGTTGAAGGCAAGACCCTCATTATCGCCGAAAAGCCCAGCGTCGCCCTGGACCTGGTAAAAGTCCTCGGTCAAAAGTCCTTTACCAAGGGTAACGGAGTCTATGAAAGCGACACCACCATCGTGAGCCACGCCATCGGCCACCTGGTTGAAATCGCCGATCCCAAGGAAATCGATGAACGCTACAAGAAATGGGAAATGAGCACTCTTCCCATGTTGCCGGAAAAGTTCCCCTTGTCCGCAAACCCGCAGACCAAGGCCCAGCTTTCCATCTTGAGCAAGCTGATCAAGCGCAAGGACGTAACCACCATCGTGAACGCATGCGATGCTGGCCGCGAAGGTGAATTGATTTTCTTCTACATCCTGGACTACGTTCTGAAGGGCAAGTTTACAGGCAAGACCATCAAGCGTCTGTGGATGCAGAGTATGACCCCTGCCGCCATCCAGGAAGCATTTGACAATATGCGCGACGGCGCCGACATGGAAAACCTGAAGGCAGCCGCCATTTGCCGTTCTGAGGCAGACTGGCTTATCGGCATGAACGGTAGCCGCGGCCTTACCGCCTACAATAGCTCCATGGGCGGTTTCCAGATTACCCCCTGCGGCCGTGTGCAGACCCCGACCCTCGCCATCATCGTGAACCGCGAAGAAGAACGCCACCAGTTCGTTCCCAAGAAGTTCTGGACGGTGGAAGCGGAATTCGACAACGAAGGCAGCACCTACGCCGGTAAGTGGTTTACCACCGAAGGCGACAGCAAGCAGAAGCAGATTTTTGACGAAAAGCGTGTTCAGGACATCCTCAAGAAGGTGAAGGGCAAAGCCGGCACCATCCAGGAGACCACCGCTCCCAGTTTTCAGAAGTGCGGTCCGTTGTACGACCTGACCACCCTTCAGCGTGAAGCCAACAACCGTTTCGGCTTTAGCGCAAAGACTACCCTTTCTATCGCCCAGGCCCTGTACGAACGCCACAAGGCAACCACCTATCCGCGTACCGACAGCAAGTGCCTCCCCGAAGACTACGTGGGCACCGTAAAGTCCACCATGGGCAAGATTACCGGCAGCCTCAGCACCTTCGCCCAGGCAGCCCTCAACAACAACTGGATCGTCAAGACTCCCAAGGTCTTTGACAACTCCAAGATTTCGGACCACTTTGCCATTATCCCCACCGGCGTCATGCCCACGGATTTGACCGAAGCGGAACAGAAAATCTTCACCATGATCTGCCAGCGCTTTATCGCCGTGTTCTATCCGCCTGCAAAGTACCTGAACACCACCCGCGTCACCACCGTGGAAAAGGAAACCTTCCTCACCGAAGGCAAGATTCTGGTGGAACCCGGTTTCAAGGCTGTTTACGGCAAGGATTCCGATGATGAATCCAACATCCCGCAGCTGAAGGGCGACAAGGCCAAGAACGTGGAAATCGAAGCCAAGGAAGACTTTACCAAGCCTCCTGCACACTACACCGAAAGCACCCTCCTCTCCATGATGGAAAGTGCCGGTAAGCTGGTGGAAGAGGGCGAACTCCGCGACGCCATGAAGGAACGCGGCCTTGGTACTCCGGCTACCCGTGCAGCTATTATTGAAAAACTGGTCACCGACAAGTACGTGGTCCGCGACGGCAAGGACATGATCCCCACCGCCAAGGCATTCGACCTCATCAAGGTGCTGAAGGCCATGGACATCGAAGCCCTCACCAGCCCGGAACTGACCGGCGAATGGGAATACAAGATGGAGCAGATTGAAAAGGGTAAGGAAACCCGCGAAAGCTTCATGAACGGCATCGTGGAAATGACCAAGACCATGGTGAAGAACATCAAGGGCTTCAAGGAAGAAAGTACTACAGGCGAAGCAAGCTTCAGCCCGGTGAACGGCAAGAAGGTCATGGAAACCGTTAGCCGCTACACTACCGAAGACGGGATCGTGATCCGCAAGATGATTGGCGGTAAACGTCTTTCCGATGAAGAAATTGTCGAACTCTTGACCAACAGAAAGATTGGCCCTCTCGCTGGTTTCCGCAGCAAGAAGGGCGCCGAATTCTCCGCCGTGGTCATAATCAACGACCAGAACAAGATTGAATTTGTCTTTGACGACAACCGCGACGGCGCCGAAGTAGAATTGGGCGAACAGGTTGGCGTGTCCCCGCTGGATGGAGCACCGGTGTTCGAAACATTGACCGGCTACGTCAGCGATTCCTATGTGAAGAAAGAACCTAGCGGCCTGCAGTTGCCGAAGATTCTTTTGGGCAAGGAAATTCCTCTGGACGCCATCAAGACCATGCTTTCCGGCGTGGGCGTTAAGACAGAACTCATCAAGGGCTTCCGCAGCAACAAGACTCACCGCACCTTCGACGCATTCCTCTATGTGGACAAGAGCGGCAAGCTGAAGTTCGATTTCCCGCCTCGCGAATTCAAGCCGAGACGCTGGGGCGCCAAGAAGTCCGCCGCAAAGAGCAGTGCCGAAGATTACGTGCCTTAG
- a CDS encoding 3'-5' exonuclease, with protein sequence MKFAVVDLETTGGKAELGRIIEIGIVLLDDFEVVKTYQTLVDPGLPIPEFIQNLTGITDDMVRGQPQFSAVAEEVAELLQGRIFVAHNVLFDSKFMRAELKRCAIKYDPPRLCTVKLSRRFFPGLPSYSLHNLIMSLELPDFNHHRALDDAMAAAELLKLALQKAGAEKIQKEVKNITKAETLVMF encoded by the coding sequence ATGAAGTTTGCTGTTGTTGATCTAGAAACGACAGGGGGAAAGGCCGAGCTCGGTCGAATTATCGAGATCGGAATTGTTTTGTTGGATGATTTTGAAGTGGTAAAGACTTACCAGACTCTTGTGGATCCTGGTCTGCCCATTCCTGAATTTATTCAAAATCTTACTGGCATCACCGACGATATGGTTCGTGGCCAGCCGCAGTTTAGTGCTGTTGCCGAGGAGGTGGCGGAACTTCTCCAGGGAAGGATTTTCGTTGCCCACAATGTGCTGTTTGACAGCAAGTTTATGCGTGCGGAGTTGAAGCGCTGTGCTATTAAGTACGACCCGCCGCGGCTCTGTACGGTGAAGCTTTCCCGTCGCTTTTTTCCGGGGCTTCCCAGCTACAGTTTGCATAACTTGATTATGTCTCTTGAACTGCCGGACTTTAATCATCATCGTGCATTGGATGATGCAATGGCCGCGGCGGAATTGTTGAAGCTTGCCTTGCAGAAGGCGGGTGCAGAAAAAATCCAGAAAGAAGTGAAAAACATTACCAAGGCAGAAACCTTAGTGATGTTCTAG
- a CDS encoding glycoside hydrolase family 9 protein, with protein sequence MNFKKLFMAGLACFGLAATDSLAALSTDDYVEAAWMTTRFYGAQRSGQGPNWLAFGTNYTTSFTKDNYQGKDVSGGWFDCGDHVMYGQSQGFSSYVLALSYAEFTEGFYDLYTGDYSDYKAANDYSRKSGKPNKVRDLLEELRYEADFWVKAAISSSAFVTVKGDGNADHTKWVTPGKMSTLGSGEGGESRSITGNANDSFTPGMASAMLAVMARIDPDESNRTKYLAAAKTAYAYSKSHSGITNSSGFYESSWWGGRTTDGVFLAALELYRTTKDETYKSDAKSLFDKIEFMKGSDTRLNYANAVPLSVVMGQWVLDLSPGGQYRDALLLLDHIYSGYEKNSGDIFMRETGGGGSFSVRTPSGGAFLYALYAKLSGDTDYDDAIEKNIAYLLGDNGNKKSYVVGFTRNSAKAPTSPHHRGYYANENPDMDVNSGFNVPEKNKLLGGMIAGAFSDGNHSGDKSQWNVNEVCVDLNAPLVGALGYILSKKAPKTDVDLGIKEAEKPADTTKKDSPSTIIPEIVKRSSFSMSQSGMDLSIVNAKNQGFKVQVFDMLGNKVQEVISTEGRASFTLKAKGVLHVKVTSGLAQRTFTVKAL encoded by the coding sequence ATGAATTTTAAAAAGCTTTTTATGGCAGGCCTCGCATGCTTCGGTCTCGCTGCAACAGACTCCCTTGCAGCACTTAGCACCGACGACTACGTTGAAGCAGCCTGGATGACAACACGCTTTTACGGCGCACAGCGTTCCGGCCAGGGTCCGAACTGGCTCGCTTTCGGCACAAACTACACTACCAGTTTCACAAAGGACAACTACCAGGGCAAGGATGTTTCCGGCGGTTGGTTCGACTGCGGCGACCACGTGATGTACGGTCAGTCCCAGGGTTTCTCTTCCTACGTTCTCGCACTGTCCTACGCAGAATTCACCGAAGGTTTCTATGACCTTTATACCGGTGATTATTCCGACTACAAGGCAGCAAACGACTACAGCCGTAAGAGCGGTAAGCCCAATAAGGTTCGCGACCTTTTGGAAGAACTCCGTTACGAAGCCGATTTCTGGGTAAAGGCAGCCATCAGTTCCAGCGCTTTCGTCACCGTCAAGGGCGACGGTAACGCAGACCACACCAAGTGGGTGACCCCGGGTAAGATGAGCACCCTCGGCTCTGGCGAAGGCGGCGAATCCCGTTCCATTACCGGTAATGCAAACGACAGCTTCACTCCGGGTATGGCATCCGCAATGCTGGCTGTGATGGCCCGTATCGACCCTGACGAATCCAACCGTACCAAGTACCTGGCTGCAGCAAAGACCGCTTACGCTTACTCCAAGAGCCACAGTGGCATCACCAACTCCTCCGGTTTCTACGAATCCTCCTGGTGGGGTGGCAGAACCACCGATGGCGTATTCCTCGCCGCATTGGAACTCTACCGTACCACGAAGGACGAAACCTACAAGTCTGACGCAAAGAGCCTCTTCGACAAGATTGAATTCATGAAAGGTAGCGACACCCGCTTGAACTATGCCAACGCAGTTCCCCTTTCCGTCGTGATGGGTCAGTGGGTTCTCGACCTGTCTCCTGGTGGACAGTACCGCGACGCATTGCTGCTTCTTGACCATATCTACTCTGGTTACGAAAAGAACAGCGGCGACATCTTTATGCGTGAAACCGGTGGTGGCGGAAGCTTCTCCGTACGCACCCCGTCCGGTGGCGCATTCCTTTACGCCCTTTATGCAAAGCTCTCTGGCGACACCGACTACGATGACGCTATTGAAAAGAACATCGCCTACTTGCTGGGCGACAACGGCAACAAGAAGTCCTACGTGGTCGGCTTTACCCGCAACAGCGCCAAGGCTCCCACATCCCCGCACCATCGTGGCTACTACGCCAACGAAAACCCGGACATGGACGTGAATTCCGGTTTCAACGTTCCTGAAAAGAACAAGTTGCTGGGCGGCATGATTGCAGGCGCCTTCAGCGATGGCAACCACAGCGGTGACAAGTCCCAGTGGAACGTGAACGAAGTCTGCGTAGATTTGAACGCCCCCTTGGTTGGCGCACTTGGTTACATCTTGAGCAAGAAGGCTCCGAAGACCGACGTGGATCTCGGTATCAAGGAAGCTGAAAAGCCGGCAGACACCACCAAGAAGGACTCTCCGTCCACCATCATTCCGGAAATCGTCAAGCGCAGTTCCTTCTCCATGAGCCAGAGCGGCATGGACTTGTCCATCGTCAATGCAAAGAACCAAGGTTTCAAGGTTCAGGTGTTCGACATGCTGGGCAACAAGGTCCAGGAAGTTATCAGCACCGAAGGCCGCGCAAGCTTCACCTTGAAAGCCAAGGGTGTTCTCCATGTGAAGGTTACCTCCGGCCTCGCCCAGAGGACCTTCACCGTAAAGGCTCTGTAA
- a CDS encoding glycosyltransferase — protein MFFDVVTYIVIALLVASGLFYFGLVLRFFFVLGKVRAGNSDVTPAPKVSILIAARNEAEGIRACLDSVMAQDYDGFWEVWVADDRSDDDTPKILAEYAERYPDNFHVLTIKEIPEGVSPKKHALSRMIEVCDGDILCLTDADCIVKPTWISGTVREFEPGIEMVAGHSYIPTTPGKESALIFLQAVETMIYRVAGTAGIAMHLPLTSTGNNLSYRKTFFKNVNGFDNVIKLQSGDDDLLMQKLAKERPWAMRYCVTEETFVTTSGKDTLKGLWEQRKRWASTTIHYTPKIVFVLSMIFLFLAMQCIATILSPFSFEIFMATAIVFALKCVGDFVLIVRGLKVFKQPHLLKWCIPVELLIAPFTVLAVIFGLLGKFKWK, from the coding sequence ATGTTTTTTGACGTCGTAACATATATAGTCATTGCGCTGCTTGTGGCGTCCGGCCTGTTCTACTTCGGGCTGGTCCTCCGCTTTTTCTTTGTATTGGGAAAAGTGCGTGCTGGCAATAGCGACGTCACCCCCGCTCCCAAGGTAAGTATCCTCATTGCCGCTCGAAACGAGGCGGAAGGAATCCGAGCCTGTCTTGACTCCGTCATGGCACAGGACTACGACGGCTTCTGGGAAGTCTGGGTGGCAGACGACCGCAGTGACGACGACACCCCAAAAATCCTTGCTGAATACGCCGAACGCTATCCGGATAATTTCCACGTCTTGACCATCAAGGAAATTCCCGAAGGTGTAAGCCCCAAAAAGCATGCCCTTAGCCGCATGATCGAAGTTTGCGACGGTGACATCCTCTGCCTTACCGACGCCGACTGCATTGTAAAGCCCACCTGGATTTCGGGTACCGTCCGCGAATTCGAACCGGGCATCGAAATGGTAGCCGGTCACTCCTACATTCCCACCACCCCGGGCAAGGAAAGCGCACTGATTTTCCTCCAGGCTGTGGAAACCATGATTTACCGCGTGGCAGGAACCGCAGGCATCGCCATGCACCTGCCCCTCACCAGCACCGGCAACAACCTTTCCTACCGCAAGACCTTCTTCAAGAACGTAAACGGTTTTGATAACGTCATCAAGCTGCAAAGCGGTGACGACGACCTGCTGATGCAAAAGTTGGCCAAGGAACGTCCCTGGGCAATGCGCTACTGCGTAACCGAAGAAACCTTTGTTACCACCAGCGGAAAAGACACTTTGAAGGGACTGTGGGAACAGCGCAAACGCTGGGCCTCCACCACGATCCACTACACACCGAAAATTGTGTTCGTCCTGTCCATGATTTTCCTGTTCCTTGCCATGCAGTGCATCGCAACCATCCTTTCTCCCTTCAGTTTTGAAATTTTCATGGCCACAGCCATTGTCTTCGCACTCAAGTGCGTAGGCGACTTCGTTTTAATAGTCCGCGGGCTCAAGGTGTTCAAACAGCCGCACCTCCTCAAGTGGTGTATTCCTGTAGAACTCCTTATCGCCCCCTTCACCGTGCTAGCCGTTATTTTCGGTCTGCTCGGAAAATTCAAATGGAAATAG